From the Prosthecodimorpha staleyi genome, one window contains:
- a CDS encoding type III secretion system chaperone, protein MTDIGKYIAALEKRIGFELDEPDDGFYGIVVEGRQLVNIGFDADAGTVTIRTPVNASSPSLPTALVSSLFEFNFPNAVTAGAILAWPADGIGLELVNVLPLAAVEPEALGNLAGAQGKAALEMSRTIDKKLARAA, encoded by the coding sequence ATGACCGACATCGGCAAGTATATCGCAGCCCTGGAGAAGCGGATCGGCTTCGAGCTCGACGAGCCGGACGATGGCTTCTACGGCATTGTCGTCGAAGGCCGGCAGCTGGTGAATATCGGCTTCGATGCGGATGCCGGAACCGTCACCATCCGCACGCCGGTCAACGCCTCCTCGCCCTCGCTGCCGACAGCGCTGGTGTCCTCGCTGTTCGAGTTCAACTTCCCAAATGCGGTCACTGCCGGCGCCATCCTGGCCTGGCCGGCGGATGGGATCGGCCTGGAACTCGTCAACGTGCTGCCGCTGGCCGCCGTGGAACCGGAGGCGCTCGGCAATCTGGCCGGCGCCCAAGGCAAGGCCGCGCTCGAAATGTCCCGCACCATCGACAAGAAACTGGCCCGCGCCGCCTGA
- a CDS encoding ADP-ribosyltransferase, with translation MTHLNVNAPKGTHANFGVDAQQNQPEVKGNAFTRFFSALFGRIRDTFASLGQKTATQPKHDNGGAEVSFSPTTSKKEINQAKKDFRASEMYQAVMNGDSGIKKENLETGMKTILSRPECVSLMKEHGLTLGEAVGIFMYTTGDYTPINNQLRSGEMTDDVRALNKEIVSGMAKLPSYEGPSLTRLTDLPKHIADDYQAGNTVEPGGYSSTSTITTGAMDFLGGEFLMRIAVKEGSGGKDVQAFSNKQDENEILFPPGTKFKVLKRAEPEPDPYAIMGMPTKLESKKTTLTLQEV, from the coding sequence ATGACCCACCTGAACGTCAATGCCCCGAAGGGAACCCACGCCAATTTCGGCGTCGACGCCCAGCAGAATCAGCCGGAGGTGAAGGGCAACGCCTTCACGCGCTTCTTCTCCGCTCTGTTCGGCCGGATCCGCGATACCTTCGCCTCGCTCGGACAGAAGACCGCGACCCAGCCGAAGCACGACAATGGCGGCGCCGAGGTGTCCTTCTCACCGACAACGAGCAAGAAGGAGATCAATCAGGCCAAGAAGGATTTCCGCGCCAGCGAGATGTATCAGGCCGTCATGAACGGCGACAGCGGCATCAAGAAGGAAAACCTCGAGACCGGCATGAAGACCATCCTGTCGCGGCCGGAATGCGTCAGCCTGATGAAGGAGCATGGCCTGACGCTCGGCGAGGCGGTCGGCATCTTCATGTACACGACCGGCGACTATACGCCGATCAACAATCAGCTCCGCTCCGGCGAGATGACCGACGACGTGCGCGCCCTGAACAAGGAGATCGTCAGCGGCATGGCCAAGCTGCCGAGCTACGAAGGCCCGTCGCTGACCCGCCTGACCGACCTGCCCAAGCATATCGCCGACGACTACCAGGCCGGCAATACCGTCGAGCCCGGCGGCTACAGCTCGACCAGCACCATCACGACCGGCGCCATGGACTTCCTCGGCGGCGAATTCCTGATGCGGATCGCCGTCAAGGAAGGGTCGGGCGGCAAGGACGTGCAGGCCTTCTCGAACAAGCAGGACGAGAACGAGATCCTCTTCCCGCCGGGCACGAAATTCAAGGTCCTGAAGCGGGCCGAGCCGGAGCCCGACCCCTATGCCATCATGGGCATGCCGACCAAGCTCGAATCCAAGAAGACCACGCTGACGCTGCAGGAGGTCTGA
- a CDS encoding type III secretion system chaperone, whose translation MQLSTRASALLQELARDHGLKSLDFDRDGLIPMKIRETQTSIAYSPANDSFYLMAIVDVDAGGRLADPWAALKANGPLAARRTRLAIDPNTKAVVLVRDIFLAGLAYWQFAKAIEEFLADFDRVAAGYVRAAATDAGAGLSADVPSDYLTFRA comes from the coding sequence ATGCAGCTCAGCACCCGGGCCTCGGCCCTGCTCCAGGAACTTGCCCGCGATCACGGCCTGAAATCGCTCGATTTCGACCGCGACGGCCTGATCCCGATGAAGATCCGCGAGACCCAGACCTCGATCGCCTACAGCCCGGCCAATGACAGCTTCTACCTGATGGCGATCGTGGACGTGGATGCCGGCGGCCGGCTCGCCGACCCCTGGGCGGCCTTGAAGGCCAACGGCCCCCTCGCAGCCCGACGCACCCGGCTCGCGATCGACCCGAACACCAAGGCGGTCGTGCTGGTGCGCGACATCTTCCTGGCCGGCCTCGCCTATTGGCAGTTCGCCAAGGCGATCGAGGAATTCCTGGCCGATTTCGACAGGGTCGCCGCCGGCTATGTCCGCGCCGCAGCCACCGATGCCGGCGCCGGCCTGTCGGCCGACGTCCCGTCGGACTACCTGACCTTCCGCGCCTGA
- a CDS encoding BMP family protein, protein MTDFLDLTASRRAVLAGTGATLLSAALGSPALAAKAKPISVAMVTSVPIEQQWISRLHIALKAAVARGDITYVYSENVADTDAERVIREYAEAKKDLVIGEAFGLERAARKIATDYKTTAFLMGSSFSEQAPNLSVFDNYIQDASYLTGIVAGKATKSNLIGMVGGYAIPEVNRLMQAFMEGAKSVNPNVKFLVSFINSWYDPPKAKETAFAMIEKGADVMYAERFGVSDAAKEKGVKAIGNVIDTAAQYPGTVIASALWHMEPTLDRAIAKVIDGSWKGENYGLYSHMVHGGCSIAKMDPKLVPQDVIDMVLAKEKDIRAGTYTVKINDAEPKSS, encoded by the coding sequence ATGACCGACTTTCTCGATCTCACCGCCAGCCGCCGCGCGGTCCTTGCCGGCACGGGCGCGACCCTTCTCAGCGCCGCCCTCGGCAGCCCGGCGCTCGCCGCCAAGGCCAAGCCGATCTCGGTCGCCATGGTGACCTCGGTGCCGATCGAGCAGCAGTGGATTTCCCGCCTGCACATCGCCCTGAAGGCGGCGGTCGCGCGCGGCGACATCACCTACGTCTATTCGGAGAATGTCGCCGATACCGACGCCGAGCGCGTCATCCGCGAATATGCCGAGGCCAAGAAGGATCTGGTCATCGGCGAGGCCTTCGGGCTGGAGCGCGCCGCGCGCAAGATCGCGACCGACTACAAGACCACCGCCTTCCTGATGGGCTCGTCCTTCTCCGAGCAGGCGCCGAACCTGTCGGTGTTCGACAACTACATCCAGGACGCCTCCTACCTGACCGGCATCGTCGCCGGCAAGGCGACCAAGTCGAACCTGATCGGCATGGTCGGCGGCTACGCGATTCCGGAGGTGAACCGCCTGATGCAGGCCTTCATGGAAGGTGCGAAGTCCGTCAACCCGAACGTCAAGTTCCTGGTTTCCTTCATCAATTCCTGGTACGATCCGCCCAAGGCGAAGGAGACCGCCTTCGCCATGATCGAGAAGGGCGCGGACGTGATGTATGCCGAGCGCTTCGGCGTCTCGGACGCTGCCAAGGAGAAGGGCGTCAAGGCGATCGGCAACGTGATCGACACCGCCGCCCAGTATCCCGGCACCGTCATCGCCTCGGCGCTCTGGCACATGGAGCCGACCCTCGACCGCGCCATCGCCAAGGTCATCGACGGCTCCTGGAAGGGCGAGAATTACGGCCTCTACAGCCACATGGTCCATGGCGGCTGCTCGATCGCCAAGATGGACCCGAAGCTGGTGCCGCAGGACGTGATCGACATGGTGCTGGCCAAGGAGAAGGACATCCGCGCCGGCACCTACACGGTGAAGATCAACGACGCCGAGCCGAAGTCGAGCTGA
- a CDS encoding ABC transporter ATP-binding protein, with amino-acid sequence MTETRPIVLELRNITKRFGPLVANDAVDLVMRKGEILALLGENGAGKTTLMNILFGHYLADTGEVLVADAHGGLQPLPPGSPHAALAAGIGMVHQHFTLAENLTVLDNITLGTEPLFALHRSTRAARTKLEDLMARSGLAVDLDATVARLAVGERQRIEILKALYRDARILVLDEPTAVLTPQESDGLFATLRALAAQGLSVVFISHKLNEVVSASDRVAVLRGGRKVAERETAGADRATLAELMVGRPIAASRREPREPGRTVLKLDAVSVAGHDVRTRLASVSLDLREGEVVGIAGVSGNGQTALASLVCGLVAPSAGTMTLLDHALTEFDPGAFVAAGIGRIPEDRHSEGVVGSMSIAENVALETIGTERFQTGGFLRFGAMRQAAEAAIRGYEIKCPGPDAPIRLLSGGNMQKAILARALDGAPKLIIANQPTRGLDVGAVAEVHRRLLAARMRGAAVLLISEDLDELFELSDRIAVMFRSRLTAALPSAGLDLKTLGLMMAGHDPAEVAA; translated from the coding sequence ATGACCGAAACCCGCCCGATCGTTCTGGAACTGCGCAACATCACCAAGCGATTCGGGCCGCTGGTCGCCAACGACGCGGTCGACCTGGTCATGCGCAAGGGCGAGATCCTGGCGCTGCTCGGCGAAAACGGCGCCGGCAAGACCACGCTGATGAACATCCTGTTCGGCCACTATCTGGCCGACACGGGCGAGGTCCTGGTCGCCGACGCCCATGGCGGGCTGCAGCCGCTGCCGCCGGGCAGCCCGCATGCCGCGCTCGCCGCCGGCATCGGCATGGTGCACCAGCATTTCACGCTGGCCGAGAACCTGACCGTCCTCGACAACATCACGCTCGGCACCGAGCCGCTGTTCGCGCTGCATCGCTCGACGCGGGCCGCCCGGACCAAGCTCGAAGACCTGATGGCCCGCTCCGGCCTCGCCGTCGACCTGGACGCGACCGTGGCGCGGCTGGCGGTCGGCGAGCGCCAGCGCATCGAGATCCTGAAGGCGCTCTACCGCGATGCCCGCATCCTGGTGCTCGACGAACCGACCGCCGTGCTGACCCCGCAGGAAAGCGACGGCCTGTTCGCGACGCTGCGCGCCTTGGCCGCGCAGGGCCTGTCGGTGGTCTTCATCTCCCACAAGCTCAACGAGGTGGTCTCGGCCAGCGACCGCGTCGCGGTCCTGCGCGGCGGCCGCAAGGTGGCCGAACGCGAGACGGCCGGCGCCGATCGCGCGACGCTCGCCGAACTGATGGTCGGCCGCCCGATCGCCGCCTCCCGGCGCGAGCCGCGCGAGCCCGGCCGCACCGTGCTGAAGCTCGACGCCGTCTCGGTCGCCGGTCACGACGTGCGCACCCGGCTGGCCTCGGTCTCGCTCGACCTGCGCGAGGGCGAGGTGGTCGGCATCGCGGGCGTCTCCGGCAACGGCCAGACCGCGCTGGCGAGCCTCGTTTGCGGCCTGGTCGCGCCGAGCGCCGGCACGATGACGCTGCTCGACCACGCGTTGACCGAATTCGACCCCGGCGCCTTCGTGGCCGCCGGCATCGGCCGCATCCCGGAGGACCGGCACAGCGAGGGCGTGGTCGGCTCCATGTCGATCGCCGAGAATGTCGCGCTCGAGACGATCGGCACCGAGCGCTTCCAGACCGGCGGCTTCCTCCGCTTCGGTGCCATGCGCCAGGCCGCCGAGGCGGCGATCCGCGGCTACGAGATCAAATGCCCGGGGCCCGACGCGCCGATCCGGCTCCTGTCCGGCGGCAACATGCAGAAGGCGATCCTGGCGCGCGCGCTCGACGGCGCGCCGAAGCTGATCATCGCCAACCAGCCGACGCGCGGGCTCGATGTCGGGGCCGTTGCCGAGGTGCACCGCCGCCTGCTCGCCGCCCGCATGCGCGGCGCCGCGGTGCTGCTCATCTCCGAGGATCTCGACGAATTGTTCGAACTGTCCGACCGCATCGCCGTGATGTTCCGCTCGCGCCTGACCGCCGCCCTGCCCTCGGCCGGGCTCGACCTGAAGACCCTCGGCCTGATGATGGCCGGACACGATCCGGCAGAGGTGGCGGCATGA
- a CDS encoding ABC transporter permease, whose amino-acid sequence MIRLEPRGETPRLLALLAPVVAALVALALAAIPIMAAGAPLLKAYQVMFEGALGSRFALTEVVSRATPLILTGLAAAIAFRARLYNIGAEGQLYLGAVAAVAVGSGRFDGPPALMIAAVLIAGAVAGALLMLGPTLMKVKLGADEVVTTLLLNFIVILFVQIMIEGPMKDPMSLGWPQSEPIIDSAALPKLIEKTRVHAGLIVALLAALGVHVFLAHTVPGFRIRAVGANPAAARFAGMSVTGTMLLVGALSGALAGLAGVGEVAGLKGYLTNNLSPGYGYAGIVVAMLAGLSPLGVVLAAFFVAAVFVGADSMSRGINVSSYIANLIVALALISVLVSGVVTRWRIRFGRPGG is encoded by the coding sequence ATGATCCGGCTCGAACCGCGCGGCGAGACCCCGCGCCTGCTTGCCCTGCTGGCGCCGGTCGTCGCCGCCCTGGTCGCCCTGGCGCTCGCCGCCATCCCGATCATGGCGGCCGGCGCGCCGCTCCTGAAGGCCTATCAGGTCATGTTCGAGGGCGCGCTCGGCTCGCGCTTCGCCCTGACCGAGGTCGTCTCGCGCGCCACGCCGCTGATTCTGACGGGCCTCGCCGCCGCGATCGCCTTCCGGGCGCGGCTCTACAATATCGGCGCGGAGGGCCAGCTCTATCTCGGTGCGGTCGCGGCCGTGGCGGTCGGCTCCGGCCGCTTCGACGGGCCGCCGGCGCTGATGATCGCCGCCGTGCTGATCGCCGGTGCGGTCGCGGGCGCGCTCCTGATGCTCGGGCCGACGCTGATGAAGGTGAAGCTCGGCGCCGACGAGGTGGTCACCACGCTGCTCCTCAACTTCATCGTGATCCTGTTCGTGCAGATCATGATCGAGGGGCCGATGAAGGATCCGATGAGCCTCGGCTGGCCGCAATCCGAGCCGATCATCGATTCGGCCGCCCTGCCGAAGCTGATCGAGAAGACGCGCGTCCATGCCGGGCTGATCGTCGCGCTTCTGGCCGCGCTCGGCGTGCATGTCTTCCTGGCCCATACGGTGCCGGGCTTCCGCATCCGCGCGGTCGGCGCCAACCCGGCCGCCGCCCGCTTCGCCGGCATGAGCGTGACCGGCACCATGCTGCTGGTCGGCGCCCTGTCAGGGGCGCTGGCGGGCCTTGCCGGGGTCGGCGAGGTCGCCGGCCTGAAGGGCTACCTGACCAACAACCTGTCGCCGGGCTACGGCTATGCCGGCATCGTCGTCGCCATGCTGGCCGGGCTGTCGCCGCTTGGCGTGGTGCTGGCGGCCTTCTTCGTGGCCGCGGTCTTCGTCGGCGCCGATTCGATGAGCCGCGGCATCAACGTGTCGAGCTACATCGCCAACCTGATCGTGGCGCTCGCCCTGATCTCGGTGCTCGTCTCCGGCGTGGTCACGCGCTGGCGCATCCGTTTCGGCCGGCCGGGGGGCTGA